One genomic region from Pseudoduganella dura encodes:
- a CDS encoding DsbA family protein, whose product MSLAIAVTTRDHALGPADAPVTLVEYGDFQCPYCGAAYGELKQVRASLGGALRFVFRHMPLAAIHPMAELAAEAAEAAAEQGKFWPMHDALYENQRQLSPALVSALATRLGLDMARFTADLRSRRYAEKIQQDIAGAERSGVQGTPAFFIDGRHYNGSYDAETLTEELRAVAGARAA is encoded by the coding sequence ATGAGCCTTGCGATTGCCGTCACCACGCGGGACCACGCCCTGGGCCCGGCCGATGCGCCGGTCACCCTCGTCGAATACGGCGACTTCCAATGCCCTTACTGCGGCGCGGCATACGGCGAACTGAAACAGGTGCGGGCCAGCCTGGGCGGCGCGCTGCGCTTCGTGTTCCGGCACATGCCGCTGGCGGCGATCCATCCGATGGCGGAACTGGCGGCCGAAGCGGCCGAAGCGGCCGCGGAACAGGGCAAGTTCTGGCCGATGCACGACGCACTGTACGAAAACCAGCGCCAGCTCAGCCCCGCGCTGGTCTCCGCGCTGGCCACGCGGCTCGGCCTCGACATGGCGCGCTTCACGGCGGACCTGCGCAGCCGGCGCTATGCGGAGAAGATACAACAGGACATCGCCGGCGCCGAGCGCAGCGGCGTGCAGGGCACGCCTGCGTTCTTCATCGACGGTCGGCACTACAACGGCTCTTACGATGCCGAGACGCTGACGGAGGAACTGCGCGCGGTTGCCGGCGCACGGGCTGCCTGA
- a CDS encoding LysR substrate-binding domain-containing protein — MPAPLPIKSLLVFDAAMRHGSFSLAAAELHVTPGAVGQQIQKLEAWLGCALFIRQVRQVRPTAEAVDYWAEIQPALVRILHASDGLRLRQGNEVWLSMPPTLAAKWFAPRMAGFLALHPGVSLHLGATAALADFERERIDLSIRHFDGNDPALHADLLCADEIRVYCSPAYARQHRLEKPDDLLRATLLHTTLHPHWLEWLRRFSTLSARQIDALPSQHFDQGLLAIEAARHGQGVVLGSAILTENEIRDGSLCEPFGLRLPMAKGYYVVHHRQAVLRPAAVALRDWLVGAAAQGRAER; from the coding sequence ATGCCCGCACCCCTGCCGATCAAGTCGCTACTGGTCTTCGATGCCGCCATGCGGCATGGAAGCTTCTCGCTCGCCGCCGCGGAGCTGCACGTCACGCCGGGCGCCGTGGGCCAGCAGATCCAGAAGCTGGAAGCGTGGCTGGGCTGCGCGCTGTTCATCCGGCAGGTACGGCAGGTGCGGCCCACCGCCGAGGCGGTCGATTACTGGGCGGAGATCCAGCCGGCGCTGGTGCGCATCCTGCACGCCAGCGACGGGCTGCGGCTGCGCCAGGGCAACGAGGTATGGCTGTCGATGCCGCCCACGCTGGCGGCGAAATGGTTCGCGCCCCGCATGGCGGGATTCCTGGCGCTGCATCCCGGCGTTTCGCTGCACCTGGGCGCCACCGCGGCGCTGGCCGACTTCGAGCGCGAGCGGATCGACCTGTCCATCCGCCATTTCGACGGCAACGATCCGGCGTTGCACGCCGACCTGCTGTGCGCCGACGAGATCCGTGTTTACTGTTCGCCGGCCTATGCCAGGCAGCACCGGCTGGAAAAGCCGGACGACCTGCTGCGCGCCACCCTGCTGCACACCACGCTGCACCCGCACTGGCTGGAATGGCTGCGGCGCTTCAGCACGCTCTCGGCGCGGCAGATCGATGCGCTGCCCAGCCAGCATTTCGACCAGGGCCTGCTTGCCATCGAAGCGGCACGGCACGGGCAGGGGGTGGTACTGGGCAGCGCCATCCTCACGGAAAACGAGATCCGCGACGGCTCGCTGTGCGAACCGTTCGGCCTGCGCCTGCCGATGGCGAAGGGCTACTACGTGGTGCATCACAGGCAGGCCGTGCTGCGCCCGGCCGCGGTGGCGCTGCGGGATTGGCTGGTGGGCGCGGCCGCGCAGGGCAGGGCGGAACGGTAG